The region GCCGGCACCTTCACCACCAATCTTGAAGGGTCGCGCAAGATGCTCCAGATCGGGATTGCGGTTTCAACCCAGTATGATGATACCGTGATGCAGAATGTCGAAGCCCATGAACTTGGTCTGCGTTCCGCTATTCTGAACCGGATCGGCAGTTTCACCGAAGACCAGATCAAGGGCGAGGCCGGCCGCAAGATGCTGACCGAATCCCTCAAGGAAGTGCTGAACAAGGAACTCGAGGAACTCGAAGGATTTGGCGGCATCGAAAAAGTGCATTTCACCTCCTTTGTATTGCAATAAGATCAGATGAGACGAGGCCGAGAGTGACATCGACACGCAAACTTAGCTCAAGCGAAGTGAACGCCCTGATTGACGGCCTTCAGCAGGAAGGACCGAGCGGCGGCGCCGAAGCCGATGTGAGCAGCAGCGCTGAAGTGCGTTCCTTTCAGTTCGGCTCGGATGATCTGTCGCTGCTCGGGGATTATTACGCGCTCAGGATGCTGAACGAGCGGTTTTCGCGTCTTGCCCGCAGTGTTTTCCTCCCCATGCTGCGGATTCAGCCGCGGATTTCCTCTTTTCCGCCGGAAGTGAAGACGTTTGATGAATATATCGCCGATGTCGACAATTTCCTCAGCCTTTCCATTTCCAAGATCGAAGAGTTGCGCGGCAGCATGATGCTCGTGCTCAACCCCTCTTTCATCTCGATCCTGACCAATTCCTTTTATGGCGGCAAGATTTCGACGCTGAAAAACAGGCGCAACGAATTCACCACCACCGAAGAGCGGGTCATCGAACTTGTCAATGAAGGGCTCAATACGGCGCTGGAAGAAGCCTGGAAAGATCTGACGCGGATCAGCATTCATCCCAGCACCCGTGAGGTCAACCCGCAATTTGCGTCCTTCGTGGATGGAAGCGATCTGGTGATCATCTGCTCTTTTGTGGTGCAGTTGCCGAATGTGGAAGCGGCAACCTTCGATATCATCTACCCGCTCCAGACCCTGAAGCCGATTGCAAGCCAGCTCAGGTCACGCGTCCAGACCGATATGGTGGACGACAACAAATCCTGGCGTGAACGCATGGAACAGGCAGTGCTTGAAATTCCGCTCAAGATTGTTGCGCGGCTGGGCGAGCCAACCGTTTCAATGGGCAAACTCATCACCCTCAAGCAAGGCGACAGTTTCCCGATGCAGATCAATGACGGCGTTGATGTCCTCCTCGAAGACAATATCATCTTCACCGGTGAAGTCGGTGAGATCAATGGTCAAGCCGCCGTCAAACTGACCGCCGCGGTAAGCTAGGTTTTTTCGATCAGAAAAGGATAGGATCATGGCCGAAGAAAACGAAACCGAAGATACAGAAGCCAAAGCCGAGGCCCCTGCAGGTGGCGGTGATCGCGTCAGTGTCGACAATCTCAGGGTGCTCGAGAATATCGACGTCAAACTGACGGTTGAAGTCGGCAGCACGGAAATCCGGATACGAGATCTGCTGCGGTTGAACGAGGGATCGGTGGTGGAACTCGATCGGCTCGCCGGTGATCCGCTTGATATTCTCGCCAATGGCACGATCATTGCCCGGGGCGAAGTTGTCATGGTCGGGGAACGGTTCGGGATCAGATTCAGCGAAATCGTCTCACCGGAAAAACGGATGGAAAATCTCTGACCGGCCCGGGGCAAAGGCGTCGGTTTTCTGACAGCCCAACTGAAAACCGGCCTTTTTTTAATAATTTTTCCAATATATACAGATAGTTATAATATAGTTTTCTGATCTGGCATGGGTTTTGCCTTGCCTCTTCCATGTAAGTGGCGGGGTAACCATGACCAATATATTCGCAACAAACCAGTTTCTCATTGTCGGGCTTTTCCTGATTGCGCTGATTGGCCTGATGGTGCTGGTGCGCCGCTTTAGGGACCCGCTGGCCTCGCAACTGGGCGGCCAGCGCCGGATCAAGCTGATCGAGGATACTTCCATCGGCGCGACGGAACGCATCAAACTGGTGACGATTGACACCATCCAATACGCCATCATCACCTCCAAAAACCAGCAGCCGGTGGTCGTCCCGCTTGAAGATACCGGAACAGATGCACGCAAATCTGCGCCGAAACCTGCCGCCTTGCCAAAGGCGACGCCGACCCGATCCCAGGCCGGGGCGGAAGATACGGGCAGGAATTCGATGGCAGAGCCCTTCCTTCAGGCCATGAAAAAGGCCCGGTCCCGCAACCCGCTTCTGGGATTTGACAAATGAACATGACGCCCAAAATCATGACTGCCTTCGGCGCTGTTCTGGCAGCGGCGTTCATCTCCATGAGCCCGGCGCTGGCCCAGAGCGGCCTTGATCAGGGTTTTGGCGGCCTGCCGGCGCTGACGGTCAGCGATAACAGCAACGGCACGGCCACCTATTCGCTGTCGCTGCAGATCCTGATGCTGATGACGGCGCTGACGGTGCTGCCTTCGCTTGTACTGGGGATGACGTCATTCACCCGGGTGATCATCGTTCTTTCCCTGTTGCGTCAGGCGATGGGCACCCAGCAGACCCCGCCCAATCAGGTGCTGATCGCCATTGCGATGTTCCTCACCTTCTTCATCATGGCGCCGACCTTCACCGTGATCTACGATGAATCTCTCTCGCTTTACCTTGACGGCAGGATGGATGCGCTGACCGCGCTGCAGACGGCGAGCGTCCAGCTCAAGGCGTTTATGATTGAAAATACACGGATCAATGATTTGTCCATGTTCTCCGAAATGGCGGGGGATGAGCCTTACGCCAGCAATGCCGATGTGCCGTTTTCCGTGCTTCTGCCGGCGTATATCACCTCCGAGCTGAAAACCGCCTTCCAGATCGGCTTTCTTCTGTTCCTGCCCTTTCTGGTGATCGACATGGTGATCGCCTCGACGCTGATGTCCCTCGGGATGATGATGCTGAGCCCGATGCTTGTCTCCCTGCCCTTCAAGTTGCTGCTTTTTGTGCTGGTGGATGGCTGGGCCATGACCGTCAGCTCGCTCGTTGCCACCTATTCTGTTCCTTAACGGCCTGTCGCAAAGGATAAAGACCCATGAGTTTTGACCAGAATGTTGATTTCCTGCAGATGATGTTCCTGCAGATTCTGATGACCGGAGGCCCGCTTCTGGCCGTGGCGCTCGGGATCGGCCTGACCATCGGCATTATCCAGGCAGCGACCTCGATCAACGAGATGACGCTAAGTTTCGTGCCGAAACTTGTGGTGGTGCTGATCGTCTTCGGGCTTCTTTCCGGCTATATGCTGAACAGTCTGTCCGCCTTCTTCACCGTCACCTTTGATCAGATTGTGGCGATCAGGTGATGATCAAGGAAATGGTCATTGCCGGGGCAACCGACCCCTCCCTGCCGGGTCTGGATCTCCAGATCGTCATGGCCTATCTTACCAATTTCTTTATCAGCAGTCTTCGTATTGGCGCCTTCATGATAGCGGCGCCGTTTTTCGGCTCGCGCTGGGTGCCGCTTCAGGTCCGGATCATCATGTCGATTTCGCTGGCCACCGCCATTGCGCTCAATGCCCCGCTTCTGCCGATGGAGGTGGTGGCATCGATGCAGGTGATTGTCATCATCATGGCGGAAATCAGCATCGGGCTTGCGGCCGGGCTGATCATGACGATCTTCTTCGGTGCCGCCATGCTGGCCGGGGAAAAGATCGCCTCTTCCTCGGGGCTCAGCTATGCCGCCCAGATCGACCCAAATGCCGGTGGCCAGACACCCGTGGTGAGCCAGATCCTCTATCTCTTTCTGATGATCGTATTTGTCAGCGTTGACGGCCATCTGATCGCCATCCGCTCGATGCTTGAATCCTACCGGATCATGCCGGTGGGGTTCAGCCCGGATACCGAAGTCATGGTCAGGTCCGGGATCGCGGCGGCGGGGTCGATGTTCTTCGCCGCCACCATGATCATGGTGCCGATCACCATGATCCTGCTTTTCATCAATGTGTCGATCGGCATTGTCACCCGGGCGGCGCCGCAGTTGAATCTCTTTTCCTTCGGGTTTCCGATTTCGCTGATGGGTGTGTTCGTCATTCTTTATTTTTCGGCGGATTTCCTCGGCGTGGCCATGGTCAATCTGACCGATGAGGCGATCCAGCACCTGCACCAGATGATGGGAGATATGCACCATGGCTGAAGAAGACGACAGCCAGGAAAAGACCGAAGACCCCTCCCAGCGAAAACTGGATAAAGCCAGCGAGGAGGGGCGGGTTCTTTCATCAAAAGAGATGTTTGTCTTTACCGGCATCGCCATGGGCTGGGCCCTGATCTCAACCATCCCTCTTTACGGGCAGTATATGCTTGATATCTGGTCGGATCTCTTTGTGCTTGATCACGCCGAAATGCTGGAAGGGCTGTGGCTGACCAAGGTCCGGTCGATTTACTGGTCTTATATCGTCTTCATCCTGATCACCGGCGTGCCGATGCTCATCATCGTTCTCCTTACCCAGGCCGCGGTCGGCGGAATCAATTTTGCGCCAAAGGCCATGGCCTTCAAGGGAAACAAACTCAACCCGATCAAAGGGCTTGGGCGGATCTTCTCCATGAAAGGGCTGGTGGAACTGGGCAAATCGCTGCTCAAGGTCATTCTGCTTTTTACGATCGTCGGGGTGTTCATTTCCATCTTCATGCCAACGGTGCTGCCCTTGGCGCAGAGCACGCTCAACCAGTCCCTCATGGTGATGCTGCAGGGATTTCAGTATCTCCTCGGCGCCATGGTTCTGGCGCTCCTGATCATTGCCGTGATCGATTATATCTGGCAGCGGCACACCCATATGCAGTCGATGCGCATGTCGAAAAAGGAAATGAAGGACGAGATGAAGGAAACCGAAGGATCACCCGAAGTCAAGGCCAAGATCCGGCGCATGCAGATGGAACAATCCCAGCAAAGCTCACGCCAGCGTGAGGCGCTCGAGGATGTCCGCGATGCCACGGCGGTGATTGTCAACCCGACCCATTTTGCCGTGGCCCTGCGCTATGTCGCCGAAGAGGGCGGCGCGCCGGTCATCCTTGCCATGGGCAAGGGCGTGCTGGCTGAACGCATCATCGAGCGGGCAAAAGAGCATCATGTCACCATCTTCCAGAGCCCGCTGCTGGCAAGGGCGCTGTATTTCACCGGGAATATCGGTGCAGAAATCAGCGAAAAACTATACAATGCCGTGGCGGTGGTGCTGGCCTATATCTACCGCGTTGACCGGGGCGAAATCATGCCCGAGCCTGAAGTTGTCCTGCCGCAGGACATGATGTTCGACGAACATGGTCAGGCGTTGAACTGATAGAGGGAAGACATATGCCACGTTATCGTCACCACAGCCTCGGCGAGTTGATCAGCACCATTTCCTTCTTTGGTGTTGCCGTCTATCTGACCCTTTCGGGATTTGACTGGAAGGATGGAGGGGACATGATGCGGGCCTGGCTTTCCTGGTTTGCGGCCCTGCTCTGCTATCTCGGGGCGATGCGTTTTCGTCTGGCGCAGATGGCGATGAGGTACCAGCAACGGAAAAGGCGGCGAGACGATGCGAAATAAACCCCGGAGATCCGTTGCGGAGACCAGAAGGCGGGTGAACTGCTTTGACTGCATCCATCATTACATCACCTATGAGACACCGCGCCCCTATGCCTGCCGGAAATTCGGGTTCAAGGGGCCAAGGCTGCCTTCGATAACGGTTTTCGAGGTGACTGGCACGGAATGTGCATATTTTGTCAAGCAACAGGTTTCTGACACATCCGGGCAGAAGACCATAAGGAGACGCAGATGAGCATGCGACCAAAGGAAATTCAGGACAGCATAAAGCTGGCGCTTGATGCGGCTGATGCGGCAACTGATGTAACCGCGGAATTCAGCAAGATCAAAAACAGCAACAGGACGCTGGAGGAAAACGTGAAAAAGATCCATCGCGCGACAACCATTATCTTTTTCAGCGCCGTGACCGGCATGCTGGTAGCTTCGGTCTTTGCCGGGCTGATCTATTTCCGGACCATGTCTGATCTCAAATCGATCACCACCACAAGCCGTGAAGCCCTGGTGGTATTCGCCGAAAACGTCAATCAGGTGAACAATACGCTGAACAGTCTTGAATCCGCCCTCAAAACCCAGGAATCGCTCGTTGCCCAGAATAACCAGCTGATCGTCGAGCTGCAGTCGCTGAACGAAGGCATCACCCTCACCCGCGACAGCATCGTTGCCAGCATGAAGGCCACCTCCGATGCCGTGCAGGCCAGCAATAAATCCATGTCGGTTTCGGTCGCCAAGGGGATCAGCACCGAGATGAGCAACCAGAACAGCAAACTTCTGGCCCAGATCAAATCCATGGAAACAAAGACCATCGAAGGTATCACCACCATGGCAAGCGGCATGGATGACGGCCGCCAGCTGAAAGCGATCTACAGTCGCCAGGGTGAGTTGCTCGAGCTGCTCAATGCCATGGTTCGGCAGAATATGGCGATCGTTCAGCAGATCGAAGACAGCAAGAACAGCATCAAATATCCCTGATTTTCTGATATCCTTCCCGAAAAGGGGGTTGGCACATGCTAGATGAAAACCCGGCAATGGACGCGTCAGCCCGCCCGGATGACACCCCGACAGGCGGGATGGCCCATCAGAGCAGTTTTCTGACGATCAAGGAAGTCAACACCATCTCCCGGGCCAGAACATTGCGGCTGGCCGTCGGGGATGTGATCATCGGCACCGACAGCCAGATCTATCGTGGCGGCATCATCGAATTTCAGACCGTCATGGAAGAATGCGATGAGGAAAATGGCGTTCTGCTGACCATCTGGCGTGATGGAGCGATTTTCCATGTCATCGGGTTTGGCCCGCTTGGGGTGACGCTTGAATTTGCCAGCCCGGAGAATATCGAGCAGATCAGCAAGGATCTTGAAAACTTCACCTTCCCGAAACGAGAGGAACTTTCTGTTTTCGAAGTGCTGCGAAACTTTGCCAGGCGATGCGAGATCATTGATACAAGCCCTTCACAACTGGCTTTTATCGCGCCGCCGCTCTGGCTTATTCAGCATCGGCTTATCGAGCCTCTGATGGCGGTGATGGCGATCTATGCGATCACTTTTGTTGTTCACTGGGCTCTTTTCATCATCGCCTATATCCTGATGTCGCTCTATTTCAAGCGTGGATATCTCATGATGCTGCGCAGTTTCATCATCTATAAAGAATATCAGATGTGGGTGGTCATCGCGGCAAGAGACGTTAAGGAAGTGCAGCAAATCTGCCGCAAATTCGACCCCAAGACACGGTTCAGGAACTCGCAGGTCGGCGAACCTGTCATCGAAGAAACCGCACCAAAGAAGAAACGCCGCAGATCTTCCATCCCCGGAATGTAACCCCGGGCCGCCGCCCCGGAATGCAGCCCCGACTGACATAGCACCCTGGCATATCGCCGGGGCATATCGCCGGGGCATAGCGGACGCCTTGCCTCCCCTTCTCAATCGCTCACCCGGGTATTCAAGGCCCGGATTCTGCCTTTCGCGCCCAGCTTCCGGGAAGGCCTTTCCGGCGCATGTGTTTTTCCGGCGGGAAAACGCACCTCCAGCCAAACCAGCCCAAGGGGTCAAATCAACATGGCCGTAAGGCCGCCGGTTCCATTTCAACCGCTGAGATGTGGCCATCCCCACGGCAGCTGCCATGGACCGGCGGCCTTCGGGGAGATGGGCTATCAGGAATGGGTATCAGGCGGGTAGGACCAGAGGGGCGGGGGATCAGAGGTGGGGGGGATCAGAGGCGCGGGGGATCAGAGGCGGGGGGGGGATCAGGTATGGAGCACGCGGGCCTGCCCCCTCATCCGACCTGCTCTCGCTAAATCTGCCCCCTGCCCTCGGCGAACCTGCCCGGCAAAGTATTACCAGCGCGGCGGATCAGCCCCCGGCATTCCCTATGGGCCAGACGAACCCCCAGCCCTGACAGGACCGGGGGAGAGGTCATGCGTCAAACGATGCCTTGAGTGGATCAGGCCATGCCGGGCGCGGCCTGATCAGTAGTTGATCTCAATCTCGATACGGCGGTTCTTGTTGCGACCTTCGGCGGTATCGTTGCTTTCAATCGGCTGGGTTTCACCGAAGCTGATCGCCTCAAGCCTGCCGGCGCTGACGGCACCTGTATCCTCGAGCGCCTGGACCACGCTGGCGGAACGGGCAGCCGCAAGATCCCAGTTGTCGCGGAAGTTCGAGCCGAAGATCAGCGGCACATTATCGGTATGGCCCGAAACCTTGATCTTGCCCTTGCTGTCGGCGCTGGCACCGGCGATCTTTTCCATGATCTCTCTGGCTTGAGGGGTCAGGGCCGCCGAACCTGAAGGGAAGGCTCCGCCTGAACCGACGGTGATAATCACCTTGTCATCGATGCGTTCCACATCGACCAGCCCCTGATCGATCTGCTGCTTGAGCGCGATTTTGAGCTCATCTTCGGCGATTTCAGCCCGGCGATTGGCATTTTCAGCCTTTTCCGCCGCCTCGGAAGCGGCATTGGCGATTTCCGCCTGCTGCTGCTGGGCCTGTTCGGTGGCGGCGATCATCTGCTTGAGTTTCTGCTCAAGCCCGCCAAAGAGCACGTCCTGATCTGCCTTGCCCGCGGATTCTTTGGCCGCTTCAAGCGCGTTCAGGGTTTCTTTGAGCATCTGGGGCAGATTCTGCTGTTCGGTGTCGGTTGCGGTGAAATTGACCACCACTTTCTCACCGAGGGTTTCGACCTCGATATCGCCGCGGGCGATGGCATCTTCAAGAGCTTTCAGGATATCATCGGCACTGCCATCCGTGCCTTCGCCGTCGTTGCTCTTCTGCTGCACGTCGAGATCAGGCTTGGTCACATCGGTTGTCTGCTGGGTCATGTCGTCGGTCAGCGACGGCGCCGGGGACGGGCTGAAATTAAGGGAAAGGACGGTGGTGCCCTTTGGCTGTTCGACAATCGGGATGATCCGCTGGACACCAAAGGCATTTTTCAGCGAGCCGGAAATCTGCTTGAATTTCGGCACGTTGAACTCGGCAAAAGACAGGATGAGAACGAAGAACGCCATCAGCAGGGTTGCCATATCCGCAAAGGTGGCCATCCATGCCGGGGCCCCGACAGGGGGGCATTTGGGGCATTCTTCGTCCTGCTGTTCTTCTTCAATAGCTTCTTCGGCTTCAGCTGCCATGATGCTACCCTCGATTGGTTCCGGATTGCGGCCGCAGCATTACGCTGCCGCCACGCTTTCCTGCAGTTTCGGCGGCAGGTTGGCGATCATCTGATCCTGAATATTACGCGGGGACTCGCCGCGGGCGATATTCTTGAGCCCGATCACCACCATCTCGCGATAGACGGTCTCATAGGCGGTGTAGCCCTCAAGCTTGGTGACCATCGGCGCGAACATGATATTGGCGATAAACGCCCCGTAAAGCGTTGTCAGCAAGGCCACCGCCATCGCCGGGCCAATCGCCTTCGGATCCGCCATGTTCCCGAGCATGAGCACGAGACCGATCAGCGTGCCGATCATCCCCATGGCCGGGGCCAGATCCACCCAGGCCTTGAGCACGCCCTGGTTGGCTTCGTGGCGCGACCGCATCGCCTTGATTTCCTGATTGAGCTGGGTGGTCAGTTTGGACTCATCGGCGCCATCGACCAGCATCTGCAGCCCTTTGGAGAAAAACTTGTCCGGCACATCCTGGCCTTCAAGCGCCATCATGCCGTCTTTACGGGCAATCCCCGCAAGCTCGACCATGCGGGTGACCAGTTCATCCTGTTTTTTCACCGGCGGCAGAAAGACTTTGGCCATCACGCCAAAACTGCCGAGAAAGACCCCGAGCGGGGCGGTGTACATCACCGCAAAGAACGTCCCGCCAAAGACGATGAGAATGGATGGCACGTCAATAAAGGGCCCGACGCCACCACCGGAGATCATCGCCCCGACAATCATGCCGACCGCGCCCAGAAAACCTACTAATGATGCAATATCCATAGCTAAAAACCGTGACGTTCAAGTAAACTCAGCCAGTGATCCTGCAATAATGATACCAACCTGAAAAGGAAGGATGAAAATGGTCCAAAATTTGCAGGTCCCCTCTTGCCGGTTCTACTATATAATAGAACACTAATGTTGAAAATGGAGTGTATCCATGAATTCATTCCAGCGTATTGCGTCGAAGGTCGTGCTTGCCGTGCTGGTCTCTGTGAACAGCCTTTCGGTGTCTTCCGCCTCTGCTTCAAGTGTCTTCATGCCGCGCGAGCATCTCGTGATCGACCTCAGCCATGGGGTGGAGTGGCTCCGCTGCAGCGTCGGCCAGAACTGGAACGGCGAAACCTGCATCGGCGAGATTGTCAAACTCAACCAGGAAAGCATCAAGGAAGCCATCCGCCTTGCCAATGAACAGCTTGGCGGGGAATGGCGGCTGCCGTCGCTGGCCGAACTCAAGGGGCTGATCTGCATGGAATGCGGGACGGTGAAGATCGATCAGGAGGCGTTTCCCAATACCTCACCCGAACCTTACTGGACCGGGGAGACAAACCCCTACGCCTCACGTCATATGTATACGGTGAATTTCATCAACGGCTATACCTATGGCCGATTTTTCCCGTTTCAGGAGATGGCCGTCAGGCTTGTTCGTGATCGCTAGACGCCTGGCGGCGTTCACGTCGCCACAAGAAGAGCTTGACGGCAAAACCGGCACCGCCAACAACCCAGATCGCCAGCGCCGCACCTTCCGCCGTGATAAACTGCAGATACTGCATCTTGTCGGTGGCGAGCAGGCCGAGAATGACCATCATGAAAACCGTCAGCATGAAAAGCCGGATGATCCGGCAACGCTGGCATCCGGTGTAACGGCTTGGTCTGGTCCGGCTGAGCGTGATCATCTCTTTTGTTTTCCTCGTGCTTGCCGGGTGCAAGGCCCGATGCGGCAGATCGGCCCCAATACCCGGAGCTTCCCGTCCCGATATGCAAGAACAATACCATGATTGCGGGCCAGAGGGAGGTTGAAAAATTGACATTATGTTAATAATAAATTAATGAATAATTATTATCTTACTGAAATATAATTATATTTTTATTCTTTTTTTGACAAAATTGCTCGTCAAATATTCTTTTTTGAAGGCCTGATTATTTCCCCCATGCTCTCCATAAAGACAACATGTGGAGGGTATCATGCAGTTGAAACCAGTTATCAGGGCACAGCAGAAACAATCGCTCATTATCACTCCCCAGTTGCAGCAGGCCATCAAACTGCTGCAGATGACCAATCTTGAAATCCGGGCCTTTCTTGAAGAACAGGCGCTGGAAAACCCTTTCCTCGATGTCCGCGACGCCAATGCCGACAAAGACAGTGCGGCCGATGCCCGGGATATGCCCGATCAGGCCGAACCTGCCGATCACGACATGCCGAGAGACGTGGCCGACATGACGCCGGGCAACAATGCCCTTCAGGATGACCCGACGGCGCATGCCGATCTCGACAACCGGTATTCTTCGCTTGAAAACATGCCTGCCCGTTCCGCGTTTGACGGCGAAGCCGAGGACATGATGGCGCGGCTGGCCAATCCGGATGATGGCCTGCATGCGATGGTGCTCCGCCAGATCGACCTTGCCATTGACCCCGGTGACCGAGCCATTGCCTATATGCTCACCGATCTTCTGTCGCCGACGGGATGGCTGGACCAGCCGCTCGATGAGATCGCCGCCAGCACCAGCATCAGCCTCGAGCGTCTTGAGGAGGTTCTCAACACACTGCAGGAACTTGAACCGGCGGGGATTTTTGCCCGCAGTCTTTCGGAATGCCTCGCGCTGCAGGCAAAAGACAACGGCGAATATGATCAGGTCATGGCAACGGTTCTCGACCATATCGAGCTGTTGGGCAAAGGTGAGATCGCCGCACTTGCACGCCTCGCCGATTGCAGCCAGGACGATATCCTTGACACCCTGCGCCTGATCCGCAGCTATAACCCGAAGCCAGGTGAAAGCTACAGCAATGACCTGCCGCCCCTGGGTGAGCCGGATGTGCTTGTCCGCCAGACCAAAGACGGCTGGGCGGTGGAGCTCAACCGGTCCACCCTGCCAACCATCCATATCCGCGAGAATTACGCCAAGGATATCGAGAAAACCCTTGAGCGCAAGCGCGACGAGAACAGCAGCGATTTTATCGGCACGGCCATCGGTTCGGCCCGCTGGCTCAAGCGCGCGCTCGAACAGCGCAACATGACCACCATGAAGATCTGCGCAGAGATCATCCGCCTGCAGCAGGATTTCATGAACCATGGCCTGGATGCGCTGAAACCCATGTCGCTCAAGACGATTGCCGAAGCCGTCGGCATGCATGAAAGCACCATCAGCCGGGTGACAAACGGCACCGTCATCCACACCCCCCGGGGCACCTATTCGCTCAAATCCTTCTTCAGCGTGTCGATTGCCACCGACGACGGCGACGAAGGCATGGCCGCCACCGCGGTCCGCAACAAGATCAAGAGCCTGATCGAAGCCGAAAGCCCGAACAAACCGCTCAGCGACAACGATATCGCCGAGGCGATCAGCGATCAGGGCATTACGCTGGCGCGCCGTACCGTTGCCAAGTATCGGGAGATGATGCGTATCCCTTCCTCGTCGGAACGTCGTCGTCTGGCACGGATGAAGATGATTGGCTAGGCCCGCAAGGCCCTGCCCGGAAAAAGCCTAGCGCCGACGGACACCAAGTTTCTGATGGCGGGCGAGGAAGGCCTCACTCGTCAGGCCGAAATCCTGAAGATAACGGGCAAGCGGCACCGTCTCGCGGCTGGTGACCTCTTCCTGATCATTGTAATGGACAAAATTTACCCCCATCTCCGACGACGTGATGCCGTCTTCCTTGATGATATCTTTCACATTATGATCATTCATGGGCTTGCTCCCTTTCAGGTTCGTCAAGCCGATGATTGCATGATCCGTGCCAATCAGGTACCGAGCGCCGCCATCGAATTGATGAAATCCTGATGCGAGGCCGGCATTTTTTCCACCCGCTCAAACAACAGCCGCGCCGGA is a window of Alphaproteobacteria bacterium LSUCC0684 DNA encoding:
- a CDS encoding DUF1566 domain-containing protein, producing the protein MNSFQRIASKVVLAVLVSVNSLSVSSASASSVFMPREHLVIDLSHGVEWLRCSVGQNWNGETCIGEIVKLNQESIKEAIRLANEQLGGEWRLPSLAELKGLICMECGTVKIDQEAFPNTSPEPYWTGETNPYASRHMYTVNFINGYTYGRFFPFQEMAVRLVRDR
- the rpoN gene encoding RNA polymerase factor sigma-54 produces the protein MQLKPVIRAQQKQSLIITPQLQQAIKLLQMTNLEIRAFLEEQALENPFLDVRDANADKDSAADARDMPDQAEPADHDMPRDVADMTPGNNALQDDPTAHADLDNRYSSLENMPARSAFDGEAEDMMARLANPDDGLHAMVLRQIDLAIDPGDRAIAYMLTDLLSPTGWLDQPLDEIAASTSISLERLEEVLNTLQELEPAGIFARSLSECLALQAKDNGEYDQVMATVLDHIELLGKGEIAALARLADCSQDDILDTLRLIRSYNPKPGESYSNDLPPLGEPDVLVRQTKDGWAVELNRSTLPTIHIRENYAKDIEKTLERKRDENSSDFIGTAIGSARWLKRALEQRNMTTMKICAEIIRLQQDFMNHGLDALKPMSLKTIAEAVGMHESTISRVTNGTVIHTPRGTYSLKSFFSVSIATDDGDEGMAATAVRNKIKSLIEAESPNKPLSDNDIAEAISDQGITLARRTVAKYREMMRIPSSSERRRLARMKMIG